A DNA window from Ostrea edulis chromosome 5, xbOstEdul1.1, whole genome shotgun sequence contains the following coding sequences:
- the LOC125652720 gene encoding serine/threonine-protein kinase MRCK alpha-like isoform X11, with amino-acid sequence MMSAEERLRKLSNLYVGGIQNSNGQALSVETLLDALVVLYDECCNSTLRREKNISEFVDFARQVITKVKQYRLHREDFEVIRIIGKGAFGEVAVVKLKSTDKVFAMKILNKWEMLKRAETACFKEERDVLVYGDRRWITNLHYAFQDDNYLYLVMDYYCGGDLLTLLSKYEDRLPEDMARFYIAEMVLAIHSLHTMSYVHRDIKPDNVLLDLTGHIVLADFGSCLRLLDDGTVQSSVAVGTPDYISPEILRAMEDGHGRYGPECDWWSLGVCMYEMLYGFTPFYAESLVETYGKIMNHQSKFEFPTDEDIEDISDEAKDLLQRLICSADRRFGKNGLDDFINHPWFKGIKWEEIRDMNAPFVPEVSSPTDTSNFDVDESDFRHTDTVPPTSNAAFKGHHLPFIGFTFTKDSQISDTGNLQDTSGLATENLESLAAAAFERRIATLERENKELQRKVAEANATIQRASSSGEINPAAGASSASSESEIRQLKEEIAVLHRVVAESQTEISEVEQDLKRAQDLKIELERKMRIIEEEKMALEKDLQDFRDKYKMQARELKDAVAKQKIAIEQFTDTNESLLKSQSKVKELTREARNKDEEIEEYRRKLDSVKNERRRAEKNVQELHGQVDEYRADSNKERKLRERAEQYSRELEQEIEAAKRKNLNRGPTASHLEMSQEISRLKTELDRKSVETEETVARLSTKHQTEMKDLQFHMSEIENRNRDLKYETSALKEKLNNQVSIEDLSNQIQRLKLQSEHSERERSQVIDENDRLKEEITFQQSAMNDLVKEKNQLEQEMREIYDKRESVAQWEAQISEIIKWVSDEKDARGYLQALASKMTEELENLKVMGVSDDGQGRQRWRNRRSQRLDKMELLTLQSNLNSEIQAKTQISEELTRVKSQSVSQENKIEEQSQMVSKLTKELEELRAENQQLHNQKLNDWEKSNQDASLMTFFKGQFSILDSENESMNDEDSVSEDALSRGADSRNNSRQDLSHDEPHHPSSTSSPASTIHTSHPASTTEQVYDQPWGASKFGTVPINPSQSLPAHPKTHQFVMKTFSLPYKCNHCTSLMVGIQRQGATCNDCGYSCHIHCMEKAPMVCPVPPDQTKRPMGIDVYKGIGTAYEGYVKVPRLGGIKKGWTRQFVVVCDFKLFLYDINPDRNQPSHIVQQVLDMRDEEFTVSQVLAADVIHANKKDIPCIFRVTTSELNPPGSKHQVLMLAESEQERHRWVGALNELHKLLRKNKLPNKAAYLAQEVYDNSLSLVKGTLSAQVLDSSRVLLGTEDGLYVAQLAKDVLLRVGDKSEKKPVFQVELVPSEQMVVFISGKQKHIKLLHQSGLDGHETDPVKIPETRGCQMFCVGTVPHGMQGSITCLCVAVKRTIQVYELNKTRQKFRKLKDIQVPGQVQCLELMSQGLCVGCPSYFAIYSVQGESPPTALLNVEDNSLRYLCQTQLDSLLAVELPKNEFLLIFSVCGVYVDSNGRRSRSNELMWPALPHAVAYKEPYLSCYAENTVYMFDVNLAEWVQTLCLKKTKPLSRDGSLNLYNNLDMQYIVYFKALQAEEDILAISEIFKGKSVNRNKRRFSFKTRDDHDRGSRGPERRSREISAPMSFSHVAHMGPDQVFASTTHSVPVATQSERSDRRSKIISGPINFSHVAHMGPDQGMQALIDLPRASQSGNGMPTSPGVDPSQKNKLFPMKTLQEVQMRGARTSMAHPNGSARRESSSKVGAMNNSSRQPSTSYPESPDTSNDTSSLGDLSTAIFEKLSIV; translated from the exons CCAGACAGGTCATTACAAAGGTTAAGCAGTATCGGCTACACCGGGAGGATTTTGAGGTCATTAGGATCATCGGGAAAGGGGCATTTGGGGAG GTTGCAGTAGTGAAGTTAAAATCCACTGATAAGGTTTTTGccatgaaaattttaaataaatgggAGATGCTAAAAAGAGCTGAG ACAGCCTGTTTTAAGGAGGAACGTGATGTCCTGGTGTATGGTGACAGAAGATGGATTACAAATCTACACTATGCCTTCCAAGATGATAACTATTTG TACCTGGTGATGGACTATTACTGTGGAGGTGACCTTTTGACCCTGCTCAGTAAGTACGAGGACCGCTTACCGGAGGACATGGCCCGGTTCTACATTGCTGAAATGGTGCTGGCAATCCATTCTCTCCACACGATGAGCTACGTCCACCGTGACATCAAACCAGATAATGTACTTCTGGATCTAACAGGACATATTGTACTAGCAGATTTTGGGTCCTGTCTACGGCTGTTAGATGATGGCACA GTTCAGTCCTCAGTGGCTGTTGGCACCCCCGACTACATCTCTCCAGAAATCCTCAGG GCTATGGAGGACGGGCATGGTCGTTACGGTCCGGAGTGTGACTGGTGGTCCCTGGGAGTGTGCATGTACGAGATGTTGTACGGATTTACTCCTTTCTATGCTGAGTCACTTGTAGAGACCTATGGCAAAATCATGAACCATCAG TCAAAGTTTGAGTTTCCAACAGACGAGGATATTGAGGACATTTCTGATGAAGCCAAAGACTTACTTCAGCGATTGATATGCTCTGCAGATCGGCGGTTTGGTAAAAATGGTCTGGACGATTTCATCAATCACCCATGGTTTAAGGGCATCAAATGGGAGGAGATCCGGGACA TGAATGCTCCGTTTGTACCAGAAGTAAGCAGTCCAACAGACACCTCCAactttgatgtagatgaaagtGACTTTAGACACACA GATACAGTTCCACCCACCTCTAATGCAGCTTTTAAAGGCCATCACCTGCCATTTATTGGCTTTACATTTACCAAAGACAG TCAAATTTCTGACACTGGGAATCTCCAAGACACCTCAGGGCTTGCCACAGAAAACCTAGAATCTCTGGCAGCAGCTGCTTTTGAGAGAAGGATAGCTACTTTAGAGAGGGAAAACAAAGAGTTACAAAGGAAAGTAGCAG AGGCAAATGCCACAATTCAAAGAGCCAGTAGTTCAGGGGAGATAAATCCGGCGGCAGGGGCTTCATCAGCATCTTCTGAGTCGGAGATTCGTCAACTGAAGGAGGAAATAGCTGTGTTACACAGAGTTGTAGCAG AATCTCAAACAGAAATTAGTGAAGTTGAACAAGATTTGAAAAGAGCTCAAGACCTCAAAATTGAATTGGAAAGGAAAATGAGAATTATTGAGGAAGAGAAAATGGCTCTTGAAAAG gACCTGCAGGATTTCAGGGATAAATACAAAATGCAAGCAAGGGAGCTGAAAGATGCTGTCGCCAAACAAAAGATTGCCATTGAACAATTTACTGACACAAACGAGTC ATTATTAAAGTCACAATCCAAAGTAAAAGAACTGACACGAGAAGCCAGGAATAAAGATGAGGAAATCGAAGAATATAGACGCAAGTTAGACAGCGTGAAAAATGAGAGGAGACGGGCAGAGAAAAATGTCCAAGAG CTTCATGGCCAGGTGGACGAATATCGAGCAGATTCCAACAAGGAGAGGAAACTCCGAGAACGAGCTGAGCAGTACTCCAGGGAACTGGAGCAGGAAATTGAGGCTGCCAAACGAAAGAATCTCAACCGGGGTCCCACTGCCAGTCACTTAGAAATGTCTCAGGAAATCTCCAG GTTAAAAACAGAATTAGATAGAAAAAGTGTCGAAACAGAAGAAACTGTGGCCAGACTATCTACCAAACACCAAACAGAAATGAAAGACCTTCAATTCCATATGTCAGAGATAGAAAATAGAAACAGGGACTTGAAGTATGAAACTAGTGCATTAAAGGAAAAACTGAACAACCAAGTGTCAATAGAAGACTTAAGTAATCAAATACAGAGACTGAAGTTACAGTCTGAGCACTCAGAACGGGAAAGGTCACAGGTCATTGATGAGAACGATCGGTTGAAAGAGGAGATAACCTTC CAACAATCTGCCATGAATGACCTTGTGAAGGAGAAGAACCAGCTGGAGCAGGAGATGAGGGAGATTTACGACAAGCGCGAGTCCGTAGCTCAATGGGAGGCTCAGATCTCCGAGATCATCAAATG GGTGAGTGATGAAAAAGATGCACGCGGATACCTCCAAGCTCTGGCCAGCAAGATGACGGAGGAATTAGAAAACCTTAAAGTGATGGGCGTGTCTGATGATGGG CAGGGTCGGCAGAGATGGAGAAACAGGCGGTCCCAGAGACTGGACAAGATGGAACTGTTGACCCTCCAGTCCAATCTGAACAGTGAAATCCAAGCCAAGACGCAGATCAGTGAGGAACTGACACGTGTCAAATCGCAGAGTGTCAGTCAAGAGAA TAAAATTGAAGAACAGAGCCAAATGGTCAGCAAGCTAACAAAGGAACTGGAGGAACTTAGAGCAGAGAATCAACAGTTACACAACCAGAAACTCAATGACT GGGAGAAGTCCAACCAGGATGCAAGTCTGATGACGTTTTTCAAGGGCCAGTTCTCAATACTTGAT TCTGAGAATGAGAGTATGAACGATGAGGACAGTGTTAGTGAGGATGCCCTGTCCCGTGGGGCGGACTCACGGAACAACTCCCGACAGGACCTGAGTCACGATGAACCACACCACCCATCCAGTACCTCTAGCCCTGCCAGCACTATCCACACCAGTCACCCAGCGAGTACGACAGAGCAGGTGTATGACCAGCCCTGGGGGGCTTCCAAGTTTGGCACAGTCCCAATAAATCCTTCACAGAGTCTACCTGCACACCCCAAAACTCATCAGTTCGTCATGAAGACTTTCTCATTGCCATATAAATGTAATCATTGTACATCACTGATGGTGGGCATACAGCGACAAGGAGCCACATGTAATG ATTGTGGTTACTCATGTCACATTCACTGTATGGAAAAGGCCCCCATGGTTTGTCCAGTCCCTCCAGATCAAA CTAAGCGACCCATGGGTATAGATGTGTATAAAGGAATAGGCACAGCTTATGAAGGCTATGTTAAG GTTCCTCGACTAGGAGGAATAAAGAAGGGTTGGACGAGGCAGTTTGTTGTAGTCTgtgattttaaattatttttgtatgaTATTAATCCTGATCGTAACCAGCCCAGCCATATAGTCCAACAAGTACTAGATATGAG GGATGAAGAATTTACAGTTAGCCAAGTGCTGGCAGCAGATGTCATTCATGCTAATAAGAAGGATATTCCATGTATTTTTAGG GTGACGACCAGTGAGCTGAATCCGCCTGGATCCAAGCACCAGGTTCTGATGTTAGCAGAGAGTGAGCAAGAGCGTCACCGCTGGGTGGGGGCCCTTAACGAGCTCCACAAACTCCTACGCAAAAACAAGCTTCCCAACAAAGCT GCTTATCTTGCGCAAGAAGTTTATGACAATTCTTTATCTCTAGTCAAAGGAACGCTCTCCGCTCAAGTGCTAG ACTCAAGTCGTGTACTTCTGGGTACGGAGGATGGTCTCTATGTTGCTCAGTTAGCAAAAGATG TGCTTTTGAGGGTTGGAGACAAGAGTGAAAAGAAACCTGTCTTTCAAGTAGAACTGGTTCCCAGTGAGCAGATGGTGGTTTTCATCAGTG GAAAACAGAAACACATCAAGCTGCTTCATCAGTCTGGGTTGGATGGTCATGAAACTGACCCTGTCAAAATTCCCGAGACACGCGGTTGTCAAATGTTCTGTGTCGGCACAGTCCCTCATGGTATGCAGGGCTCTATTACATGTCTGTGTGTGGCCGTTAAACGAACAATACAGGTGTATGAACTGAACAAAACTCGCCAAAAGTTCCGCAAGCTGAAGGATATTCAGGTCCCTGGGCAAGTGCAGTGTTTAGAGTTGATGAGCCAAGGGCTGTGTGTGGGATGTCCTTCCTACTTTGCTATTTACAGTGTTCAAGGGGAATCCCCACCAACAG ctCTACTGAATGTGGAGGACAATTCTCTTCGATACCTGTGTCAAACACAGCTGGACTCACTGCTGGCAGTGGAGTTACCAAAGAATGAATTCTTATTGATCTTTAGTG TTTGTGGTGTGTATGTAGATTCTAATGGAAGAAGGAGTCGTTCCAATGAACTCATGTGGCCAGCTCTTCCCCATGCTGTGG CCTACAAGGAGCCCTACCTTTCCTGTTATGCAGAGAACACAGTGTACATGTTTGATGTGAACCTTGCAGAATGGGTCCAGACATTGTGTCTAAAAAAG ACAAAGCCCCTGTCTCGGGATGGCTCTCTGAATCTCTACAACAATCTGGACATGCAGTACATTGTCTACTTCAAAGCATTACAAGCAG AAGAAGACATCCTGGCTATATCAGAAATATTCAAGGGAAAAAGTGTCAATCGTAACAAGCGGAGGTTTTCCTTTAAAACGAGGGATGACCATGACCGCGGATCGCGAGG CCCTGAACGGAGATCTCGGGAAATCTCAGCTCCGATGTCGTTCAGCCATGTGGCTCACATGGGGCCAGATCAGGTGTTTGCCAGCACCACTCACAGCGTCCCTGTCGCCACCCA GTCAGAGCGGTCAGACCGAAGGTCAAAGATTATATCTGGTCCAATCAACTTCAGCCACGTGGCACACATGGGGCCTGATCAGGGGATGCAGGCTCTTATTGACCTTCCCAGG GCCAGTCAGAGTGGAAATGGTATGCCCACCAGCCCAGGGGTAGATCCCAGCCAGAAAAACAAGCTCTTTCCCATGAAAACACTACAGGAAGTTCAGATGAGGGGAGCTAGGACCTCCATGGCACACCCTAATG GGAGTGCACGCCGTGAGTCCAGTTCAAAGGTCGGTGCCATGAACAACAGCTCTCGTCAGCCGTCGACTTCCTACCCTGAAAGTCCCGACACATCTAATGATACCTCATCACTCGGGGATCTGTCCACTGCCATATTTGAG
- the LOC125652720 gene encoding serine/threonine-protein kinase MRCK alpha-like isoform X5: MMSAEERLRKLSNLYVGGIQNSNGQALSVETLLDALVVLYDECCNSTLRREKNISEFVDFARQVITKVKQYRLHREDFEVIRIIGKGAFGEVAVVKLKSTDKVFAMKILNKWEMLKRAETACFKEERDVLVYGDRRWITNLHYAFQDDNYLYLVMDYYCGGDLLTLLSKYEDRLPEDMARFYIAEMVLAIHSLHTMSYVHRDIKPDNVLLDLTGHIVLADFGSCLRLLDDGTVQSSVAVGTPDYISPEILRAMEDGHGRYGPECDWWSLGVCMYEMLYGFTPFYAESLVETYGKIMNHQSKFEFPTDEDIEDISDEAKDLLQRLICSADRRFGKNGLDDFINHPWFKGIKWEEIRDMNAPFVPEVSSPTDTSNFDVDESDFRHTDTVPPTSNAAFKGHHLPFIGFTFTKDSQISDTGNLQDTSGLATENLESLAAAAFERRIATLERENKELQRKVAEANATIQRASSSGEINPAAGASSASSESEIRQLKEEIAVLHRVVAESQTEISEVEQDLKRAQDLKIELERKMRIIEEEKMALEKDLQDFRDKYKMQARELKDAVAKQKIAIEQFTDTNESLLKSQSKVKELTREARNKDEEIEEYRRKLDSVKNERRRAEKNVQELHGQVDEYRADSNKERKLRERAEQYSRELEQEIEAAKRKNLNRGPTASHLEMSQEISRLKTELDRKSVETEETVARLSTKHQTEMKDLQFHMSEIENRNRDLKYETSALKEKLNNQVSIEDLSNQIQRLKLQSEHSERERSQVIDENDRLKEEITFQQSAMNDLVKEKNQLEQEMREIYDKRESVAQWEAQISEIIKWVSDEKDARGYLQALASKMTEELENLKVMGVSDDGQGRQRWRNRRSQRLDKMELLTLQSNLNSEIQAKTQISEELTRVKSQSVSQENKIEEQSQMVSKLTKELEELRAENQQLHNQKLNDWEKSNQDASLMTFFKGQFSILDSENESMNDEDSVSEDALSRGADSRNNSRQDLSHDEPHHPSSTSSPASTIHTSHPASTTEQVYDQPWGASKFGTVPINPSQSLPAHPKTHQFVMKTFSLPYKCNHCTSLMVGIQRQGATCNDCGYSCHIHCMEKAPMVCPVPPDQTKRPMGIDVYKGIGTAYEGYVKVPRLGGIKKGWTRQFVVVCDFKLFLYDINPDRNQPSHIVQQVLDMRDEEFTVSQVLAADVIHANKKDIPCIFRVTTSELNPPGSKHQVLMLAESEQERHRWVGALNELHKLLRKNKLPNKAAYLAQEVYDNSLSLVKGTLSAQVLDSSRVLLGTEDGLYVAQLAKDVLLRVGDKSEKKPVFQVELVPSEQMVVFISGKQKHIKLLHQSGLDGHETDPVKIPETRGCQMFCVGTVPHGMQGSITCLCVAVKRTIQVYELNKTRQKFRKLKDIQVPGQVQCLELMSQGLCVGCPSYFAIYSVQGESPPTALLNVEDNSLRYLCQTQLDSLLAVELPKNEFLLIFSVCGVYVDSNGRRSRSNELMWPALPHAVAYKEPYLSCYAENTVYMFDVNLAEWVQTLCLKKTKPLSRDGSLNLYNNLDMQYIVYFKALQAEEDILAISEIFKGKSVNRNKRRFSFKTRDDHDRGSRGPERRSREISAPMSFSHVAHMGPDQVFASTTHSVPVATQSERSDRRSKIISGPINFSHVAHMGPDQGMQALIDLPRASQSGNGMPTSPGVDPSQKNKLFPMKTLQEVQMRGARTSMAHPNGSARRESSSKVGAMNNSSRQPSTSYPESPDTSNDTSSLGDLSTAIFEVTTVSPGTRSVSSSVSNAIYDSSWHQ, from the exons CCAGACAGGTCATTACAAAGGTTAAGCAGTATCGGCTACACCGGGAGGATTTTGAGGTCATTAGGATCATCGGGAAAGGGGCATTTGGGGAG GTTGCAGTAGTGAAGTTAAAATCCACTGATAAGGTTTTTGccatgaaaattttaaataaatgggAGATGCTAAAAAGAGCTGAG ACAGCCTGTTTTAAGGAGGAACGTGATGTCCTGGTGTATGGTGACAGAAGATGGATTACAAATCTACACTATGCCTTCCAAGATGATAACTATTTG TACCTGGTGATGGACTATTACTGTGGAGGTGACCTTTTGACCCTGCTCAGTAAGTACGAGGACCGCTTACCGGAGGACATGGCCCGGTTCTACATTGCTGAAATGGTGCTGGCAATCCATTCTCTCCACACGATGAGCTACGTCCACCGTGACATCAAACCAGATAATGTACTTCTGGATCTAACAGGACATATTGTACTAGCAGATTTTGGGTCCTGTCTACGGCTGTTAGATGATGGCACA GTTCAGTCCTCAGTGGCTGTTGGCACCCCCGACTACATCTCTCCAGAAATCCTCAGG GCTATGGAGGACGGGCATGGTCGTTACGGTCCGGAGTGTGACTGGTGGTCCCTGGGAGTGTGCATGTACGAGATGTTGTACGGATTTACTCCTTTCTATGCTGAGTCACTTGTAGAGACCTATGGCAAAATCATGAACCATCAG TCAAAGTTTGAGTTTCCAACAGACGAGGATATTGAGGACATTTCTGATGAAGCCAAAGACTTACTTCAGCGATTGATATGCTCTGCAGATCGGCGGTTTGGTAAAAATGGTCTGGACGATTTCATCAATCACCCATGGTTTAAGGGCATCAAATGGGAGGAGATCCGGGACA TGAATGCTCCGTTTGTACCAGAAGTAAGCAGTCCAACAGACACCTCCAactttgatgtagatgaaagtGACTTTAGACACACA GATACAGTTCCACCCACCTCTAATGCAGCTTTTAAAGGCCATCACCTGCCATTTATTGGCTTTACATTTACCAAAGACAG TCAAATTTCTGACACTGGGAATCTCCAAGACACCTCAGGGCTTGCCACAGAAAACCTAGAATCTCTGGCAGCAGCTGCTTTTGAGAGAAGGATAGCTACTTTAGAGAGGGAAAACAAAGAGTTACAAAGGAAAGTAGCAG AGGCAAATGCCACAATTCAAAGAGCCAGTAGTTCAGGGGAGATAAATCCGGCGGCAGGGGCTTCATCAGCATCTTCTGAGTCGGAGATTCGTCAACTGAAGGAGGAAATAGCTGTGTTACACAGAGTTGTAGCAG AATCTCAAACAGAAATTAGTGAAGTTGAACAAGATTTGAAAAGAGCTCAAGACCTCAAAATTGAATTGGAAAGGAAAATGAGAATTATTGAGGAAGAGAAAATGGCTCTTGAAAAG gACCTGCAGGATTTCAGGGATAAATACAAAATGCAAGCAAGGGAGCTGAAAGATGCTGTCGCCAAACAAAAGATTGCCATTGAACAATTTACTGACACAAACGAGTC ATTATTAAAGTCACAATCCAAAGTAAAAGAACTGACACGAGAAGCCAGGAATAAAGATGAGGAAATCGAAGAATATAGACGCAAGTTAGACAGCGTGAAAAATGAGAGGAGACGGGCAGAGAAAAATGTCCAAGAG CTTCATGGCCAGGTGGACGAATATCGAGCAGATTCCAACAAGGAGAGGAAACTCCGAGAACGAGCTGAGCAGTACTCCAGGGAACTGGAGCAGGAAATTGAGGCTGCCAAACGAAAGAATCTCAACCGGGGTCCCACTGCCAGTCACTTAGAAATGTCTCAGGAAATCTCCAG GTTAAAAACAGAATTAGATAGAAAAAGTGTCGAAACAGAAGAAACTGTGGCCAGACTATCTACCAAACACCAAACAGAAATGAAAGACCTTCAATTCCATATGTCAGAGATAGAAAATAGAAACAGGGACTTGAAGTATGAAACTAGTGCATTAAAGGAAAAACTGAACAACCAAGTGTCAATAGAAGACTTAAGTAATCAAATACAGAGACTGAAGTTACAGTCTGAGCACTCAGAACGGGAAAGGTCACAGGTCATTGATGAGAACGATCGGTTGAAAGAGGAGATAACCTTC CAACAATCTGCCATGAATGACCTTGTGAAGGAGAAGAACCAGCTGGAGCAGGAGATGAGGGAGATTTACGACAAGCGCGAGTCCGTAGCTCAATGGGAGGCTCAGATCTCCGAGATCATCAAATG GGTGAGTGATGAAAAAGATGCACGCGGATACCTCCAAGCTCTGGCCAGCAAGATGACGGAGGAATTAGAAAACCTTAAAGTGATGGGCGTGTCTGATGATGGG CAGGGTCGGCAGAGATGGAGAAACAGGCGGTCCCAGAGACTGGACAAGATGGAACTGTTGACCCTCCAGTCCAATCTGAACAGTGAAATCCAAGCCAAGACGCAGATCAGTGAGGAACTGACACGTGTCAAATCGCAGAGTGTCAGTCAAGAGAA TAAAATTGAAGAACAGAGCCAAATGGTCAGCAAGCTAACAAAGGAACTGGAGGAACTTAGAGCAGAGAATCAACAGTTACACAACCAGAAACTCAATGACT GGGAGAAGTCCAACCAGGATGCAAGTCTGATGACGTTTTTCAAGGGCCAGTTCTCAATACTTGAT TCTGAGAATGAGAGTATGAACGATGAGGACAGTGTTAGTGAGGATGCCCTGTCCCGTGGGGCGGACTCACGGAACAACTCCCGACAGGACCTGAGTCACGATGAACCACACCACCCATCCAGTACCTCTAGCCCTGCCAGCACTATCCACACCAGTCACCCAGCGAGTACGACAGAGCAGGTGTATGACCAGCCCTGGGGGGCTTCCAAGTTTGGCACAGTCCCAATAAATCCTTCACAGAGTCTACCTGCACACCCCAAAACTCATCAGTTCGTCATGAAGACTTTCTCATTGCCATATAAATGTAATCATTGTACATCACTGATGGTGGGCATACAGCGACAAGGAGCCACATGTAATG ATTGTGGTTACTCATGTCACATTCACTGTATGGAAAAGGCCCCCATGGTTTGTCCAGTCCCTCCAGATCAAA CTAAGCGACCCATGGGTATAGATGTGTATAAAGGAATAGGCACAGCTTATGAAGGCTATGTTAAG GTTCCTCGACTAGGAGGAATAAAGAAGGGTTGGACGAGGCAGTTTGTTGTAGTCTgtgattttaaattatttttgtatgaTATTAATCCTGATCGTAACCAGCCCAGCCATATAGTCCAACAAGTACTAGATATGAG GGATGAAGAATTTACAGTTAGCCAAGTGCTGGCAGCAGATGTCATTCATGCTAATAAGAAGGATATTCCATGTATTTTTAGG GTGACGACCAGTGAGCTGAATCCGCCTGGATCCAAGCACCAGGTTCTGATGTTAGCAGAGAGTGAGCAAGAGCGTCACCGCTGGGTGGGGGCCCTTAACGAGCTCCACAAACTCCTACGCAAAAACAAGCTTCCCAACAAAGCT GCTTATCTTGCGCAAGAAGTTTATGACAATTCTTTATCTCTAGTCAAAGGAACGCTCTCCGCTCAAGTGCTAG ACTCAAGTCGTGTACTTCTGGGTACGGAGGATGGTCTCTATGTTGCTCAGTTAGCAAAAGATG TGCTTTTGAGGGTTGGAGACAAGAGTGAAAAGAAACCTGTCTTTCAAGTAGAACTGGTTCCCAGTGAGCAGATGGTGGTTTTCATCAGTG GAAAACAGAAACACATCAAGCTGCTTCATCAGTCTGGGTTGGATGGTCATGAAACTGACCCTGTCAAAATTCCCGAGACACGCGGTTGTCAAATGTTCTGTGTCGGCACAGTCCCTCATGGTATGCAGGGCTCTATTACATGTCTGTGTGTGGCCGTTAAACGAACAATACAGGTGTATGAACTGAACAAAACTCGCCAAAAGTTCCGCAAGCTGAAGGATATTCAGGTCCCTGGGCAAGTGCAGTGTTTAGAGTTGATGAGCCAAGGGCTGTGTGTGGGATGTCCTTCCTACTTTGCTATTTACAGTGTTCAAGGGGAATCCCCACCAACAG ctCTACTGAATGTGGAGGACAATTCTCTTCGATACCTGTGTCAAACACAGCTGGACTCACTGCTGGCAGTGGAGTTACCAAAGAATGAATTCTTATTGATCTTTAGTG TTTGTGGTGTGTATGTAGATTCTAATGGAAGAAGGAGTCGTTCCAATGAACTCATGTGGCCAGCTCTTCCCCATGCTGTGG CCTACAAGGAGCCCTACCTTTCCTGTTATGCAGAGAACACAGTGTACATGTTTGATGTGAACCTTGCAGAATGGGTCCAGACATTGTGTCTAAAAAAG ACAAAGCCCCTGTCTCGGGATGGCTCTCTGAATCTCTACAACAATCTGGACATGCAGTACATTGTCTACTTCAAAGCATTACAAGCAG AAGAAGACATCCTGGCTATATCAGAAATATTCAAGGGAAAAAGTGTCAATCGTAACAAGCGGAGGTTTTCCTTTAAAACGAGGGATGACCATGACCGCGGATCGCGAGG CCCTGAACGGAGATCTCGGGAAATCTCAGCTCCGATGTCGTTCAGCCATGTGGCTCACATGGGGCCAGATCAGGTGTTTGCCAGCACCACTCACAGCGTCCCTGTCGCCACCCA GTCAGAGCGGTCAGACCGAAGGTCAAAGATTATATCTGGTCCAATCAACTTCAGCCACGTGGCACACATGGGGCCTGATCAGGGGATGCAGGCTCTTATTGACCTTCCCAGG GCCAGTCAGAGTGGAAATGGTATGCCCACCAGCCCAGGGGTAGATCCCAGCCAGAAAAACAAGCTCTTTCCCATGAAAACACTACAGGAAGTTCAGATGAGGGGAGCTAGGACCTCCATGGCACACCCTAATG GGAGTGCACGCCGTGAGTCCAGTTCAAAGGTCGGTGCCATGAACAACAGCTCTCGTCAGCCGTCGACTTCCTACCCTGAAAGTCCCGACACATCTAATGATACCTCATCACTCGGGGATCTGTCCACTGCCATATTTGAG